Proteins found in one Ctenopharyngodon idella isolate HZGC_01 chromosome 16, HZGC01, whole genome shotgun sequence genomic segment:
- the si:dkeyp-84f3.5 gene encoding zinc finger protein 91, with translation MAYSMDCTQELGGGEAFICTECGEGFSQYPKLVEHMAIHGLTGLFSSDGLSISNGSCINTSIEVALHENGMLTVVDRSVLSNFTFLFGKPSTKSVWCQPPNQEALISSKMPEKEYAQFKCERCGQVFKTPKSLQLHQQYRALEQGFKCTLCCKVFNDRESLQSHLQNHAHERFYSCGHCGKRFLRQETLLSHQKQWHGSVGSKTLSRSEEDQENSMDRSYPCKICGLRFFWLSDLQSHLNSHSRVNKPTTEAMQKQETLGEEESKKNDSDSFNEPCRCGLCGEHFNQISDLRDHHKTQHPDEVEVNDSLGSPAKTKRQYQGVMRQMVAKQQKHLLRPSMRGRPRGMNRANFSGKLFSCKLCHRVFVHSSSLSRHMRYHKGTLHACVHCGRHFPQRCDVTRHVAMYHSSALQPKAPGDSKTEHEGKSSEQEPAKASTQTKSDSEQEDLEEENLLESKGDDRLIGSRYTRTYAPRMKYKCKECCRVFGLLSVFKRHVYFHKRSPCKVLLSCPLCPSRFTFLSALDSHLEYHHKGDSENDGTKAPKTNVVTPENQQEDADAEKPDKNADNDMSSEILNESTECSQT, from the coding sequence ATGGCGTACTCAATGGACTGTACTCAAGAGTTAGGTGGAGGAGAAGCCTTCATCTGCACAGAGTGTGGTGAAGGGTTTAGTCAGTACCCAAAACTAGTTGAACACATGGCCATTCATGGACTTACTGGCTTATTTTCCTCTGATGGTTTAAGCATTAGTAATGGTAGTTGTATCAACACGTCCATTGAGGTTGCTCTCCATGAAAACGGAATGCTCACTGTGGTTGATCGATCTGTGTTATCAAACTTTACTTTCTTGTTTGGAAAACCTTCAACAAAGTCAGTATGGTGCCAGCCCCCTAATCAAGAAGCCTTGATTTCATCCAAGATGCCAGAGAAGGAGTATGCTCAGTTTAAATGTGAAAGATGTGGACAAGTGTTCAAAACCCCAAAAAGCTTACAACTACATCAGCAGTACCGTGCCCTTGAGCAGGGGTTCAAATGCACCCTGTGCTGCAAGGTGTTTAATGACCGGGAGAGTTTGCAAAGCCATCTTCAAAACCATGCTCATGAACGCTTTTATAGCTGTGGACACTGTGGAAAGCGATTCTTGAGACAAGAGACCTTACTGTCACACCAAAAACAGTGGCATGGATCTGTTGGTTCCAAGACTTTGAGTAGATCCGAGGAAGATCAAGAAAACAGCATGGACAGGTCTTATCCATGCAAAATATGTGGCTTACGCTTCTTTTGGTTGTCTGACTTGCAAAGCCACCTAAACAGTCATTCTCGCGTAAACAAGCCAACCACTGAGGCAATGCAAAAACAGGAAACACTTGGGGAAGAAGAAAGTAAGAAAAATGACAGCGATTCATTTAATGAGCCATGTCGTTGTGGCCTGTGTGGAGAACATTTCAACCAAATTTCAGATTTAAGAGATCATCATAAAACACAGCATCCAGATGAGGTTGAGGTAAATGACTCTTTAGGTTCACCAGCTAAAACGAAACGGCAGTACCAGGGTGTAATGCGACAAATGGTTGCAAAACAGCAAAAGCATCTGCTAAGACCAAGCATGAGAGGAAGGCCTAGAGGAATGAACAGAGCCAATTTCAGTGGTAAATTATTCTCCTGCAAACTCTGCCATCGTGTGTTTGTGCACTCAAGCAGTCTCTCTCGTCATATGCGGTACCATAAGGGTACTCTGCATGCCTGTGTTCATTGTGGAAGACACTTTCCACAAAGATGTGATGTCACAAGGCATGTGGCCATGTACCACAGTTCTGCGCTTCAACCTAAGGCTCCTGGGGACTCAAAGACAGAACATGAGGGTAAAAGCAGTGAACAGGAACCTGCGAAAGcatcaacacaaacaaaaagtgATAGTGAACAAGAGGATCTTGAAGAAGAAAATCTGCTCGAATCCAAGGGAGATGACCGGTTAATTGGTTCTCGATATACGAGAACTTACGCACCAAGGATGAAGTACAAATGCAAAGAATGTTGTAGAGTCTTTGGGCTACTTAGTGTTTTTAAGCGACATGTGTATTTCCACAAGCGAAGTCCCTGCAAGGTATTGCTCAGTTGCCCTCTCTGTCCAAGCCGCTTCACATTCCTCTCAGCTTTAGATAGCCATCTTGAGTATCATCATAAAGGAGACTCTGAGAATGATGGCACAAAAGCTCCCAAGACCAATGTAGTTACTCCTGAAAATCAACAAGAAGATGCTGATGCTGAAAAGCCTGATAAAAATGCTGATAATGATATGTCATCGGAAATATTGAATGAATCTACTGAATGTTCTCAGACCTAG